The Sulfurimonas lithotrophica genome includes a region encoding these proteins:
- the trxB gene encoding thioredoxin-disulfide reductase, giving the protein MLDCAIIGGGPAGLTAGLYTTRGGLENVVMYEKGMPGGQITNSSEIENYPGVTGEITGMDLMQPWPEQCQRFGLKHEMVEVTRVSKEGDIFKIYRGDGKVDEAHSVIIGTGSRPRRAGFKGENDFFGKGVSTCATCDGFFYKGKDVVVIGGGDTALEEALYLAKICNKVYLVHRRDTFRSAPNTVERVKNTDNIELVLNSSPEEVYGDAMGVTGLKVKNKDGEIRDIEVPGIFTFVGNDVNNQTLMQQDGSYLCDMNEQGQVIVDISMKTSCEGLWAAGDMRIAAPKQVVSAAGDGAVAALQAISYVDEKLS; this is encoded by the coding sequence ATTTTGGATTGTGCAATTATCGGCGGTGGACCTGCCGGACTTACAGCAGGATTATATACGACTCGCGGTGGATTAGAAAACGTAGTTATGTATGAAAAAGGGATGCCCGGAGGTCAGATTACAAACTCTTCAGAAATTGAAAATTATCCCGGTGTTACAGGTGAAATTACGGGTATGGATCTGATGCAGCCTTGGCCTGAACAATGTCAAAGATTTGGACTTAAACATGAAATGGTTGAAGTAACACGTGTTAGTAAAGAGGGAGATATATTTAAAATATATCGTGGTGACGGAAAAGTTGATGAAGCACATTCTGTTATCATAGGAACCGGTAGCCGCCCACGCCGTGCAGGATTTAAGGGTGAAAATGATTTTTTTGGAAAAGGTGTGAGTACTTGTGCTACGTGTGACGGTTTTTTCTATAAAGGTAAAGACGTTGTAGTTATAGGCGGCGGTGATACTGCTTTGGAAGAGGCACTTTATTTAGCGAAAATATGTAATAAAGTTTACCTTGTGCACAGACGCGATACTTTCCGTTCAGCTCCAAATACGGTTGAACGCGTAAAAAATACGGACAATATCGAACTTGTTCTAAACTCGTCTCCTGAAGAAGTATATGGTGATGCTATGGGTGTAACGGGACTAAAAGTAAAAAATAAAGACGGCGAGATTCGAGATATCGAAGTTCCCGGTATATTTACTTTTGTCGGCAATGATGTAAACAACCAAACTCTTATGCAACAAGACGGCTCTTACCTTTGTGACATGAACGAGCAAGGTCAAGTTATAGTTGACATAAGTATGAAAACTTCATGTGAAGGTTTATGGGCTGCAGGAGATATGCGTATAGCAGCTCCAAAGCAGGTTGTATCTGCCGCAGGTGACGGTGCAGTTGCAGCTCTTCAAGCTATATCTTACGTAGATGAGAAGTTAAGCTAA
- the dapB gene encoding 4-hydroxy-tetrahydrodipicolinate reductase: MTRVGVFGANGRVGKLILEDLKTTDDISLSSVFVRNNLDFNVDPSVLVSSDIDAFLNACDIVIDFSLPDACEVLLEGALKHPKPLVIGTTGLSTHQANLLKQASEKMPVLYATNMSLGVALLNKLVYQASAALEDFDIEIVEMHHKHKKDSPSGTALTLSESAARGRGLDLNKVRVSGRDGDIGERTKDEIGVMALRGGDIVGRHTVGFYNDGEFIELNHTATSRNTFSKGAIRAASWLVDKEEGLYTISDCLEL; the protein is encoded by the coding sequence ATGACAAGAGTTGGTGTATTTGGTGCAAATGGTCGCGTTGGTAAACTAATACTAGAAGATTTAAAAACAACTGACGATATCTCTTTAAGCAGTGTCTTTGTTAGAAATAATCTTGATTTTAATGTTGATCCTTCAGTTTTAGTATCATCGGATATAGATGCTTTTTTAAATGCTTGTGATATAGTTATAGACTTTTCTCTCCCTGATGCATGTGAAGTTCTTTTAGAAGGTGCGCTTAAACACCCTAAACCACTTGTAATAGGAACAACAGGTTTAAGCACTCATCAGGCAAATCTTTTAAAACAGGCAAGTGAAAAAATGCCCGTACTATATGCAACAAATATGTCACTGGGTGTAGCCTTACTGAATAAACTTGTTTATCAAGCATCAGCGGCACTTGAAGATTTTGATATTGAGATAGTAGAGATGCATCATAAACATAAAAAAGACAGCCCAAGCGGAACTGCACTTACACTGAGTGAATCGGCAGCACGCGGACGCGGACTTGATTTAAACAAAGTTAGAGTAAGTGGGCGTGACGGAGATATAGGTGAAAGAACTAAGGACGAAATCGGTGTTATGGCTCTTCGCGGTGGAGATATCGTCGGTCGTCATACCGTAGGTTTTTATAATGATGGCGAGTTCATAGAACTCAACCACACGGCAACTTCAAGAAATACATTCAGCAAAGGTGCTATTCGTGCAGCTTCTTGGCTTGTAGATAAAGAAGAGGGTCTTTATACTATAAGTGACTGTTTAGAACTATAA
- a CDS encoding tetratricopeptide repeat protein produces MLKVFLLLLLTLFSNSLALEISINGAKENHQKYSTLHIRDTDKFLCQKELDDFEATSKVICAFSKEPSQDIKKIQNDFFIVDTKIKNKTFFLIIKPFKKMKLVPVVFDLTKDKSVYSSEIKLSKHWMLIGYDEQIPFIKDEKYNEKAINFPFIMDTDTLPYVGGLDVEGKPVKVKQVEDIKEFIKIKNLYAKKDYERALDKIEDILIEYPNTLFKPEILFYKIKVFDKMDRNEGILKLSKVFLREYSSNDNIAEVLSLTAKAYANLGQGTNADYFFDRLFDEHPNSVYSKWGLLYKGDMLEDEGAVSKAVVYYERALNETNDIDVAVNAAFNLAKYNLNLFKKEKANEYISKILKAKPSFFKEHYNASRDLMEQFLEEKEYKSAADIAGALLNGQGKDDDDAEWLLRSQGVWLSKSENKIEALEPLKKYLKLYEYGLYLDEVQVAKDGLFFDESINDDNISKKLARYDELMELYKGDSIGDRAIYEKAKELNKNQLYKDALDMEDKLLKLDNTIYTDINQILQDAAVGFMKQSLEKRECNEVLVTSNKYKIVLSDEWDDGIYECAMQGSDYTLARKTSTKNLNSKNINHRKKWLYRHIKLDFATGNYSDVLQASKELISLVNFNKESEYLDIYRIIFDTYQRLEQNDNMLKAIADLEKLYGLNYKDIERYIAVMGIGVDKKDNTIVIKYAKDIMNLQNSSKSYSQSPYVEFSIYEAYIDIEEYNKALEVIKSLENIELKPKDRVRQKYLLGSVYTKLWRDEEANKAYDEVIKLDPNSAWAELAKSAKDISK; encoded by the coding sequence TTGTTAAAAGTATTTCTTTTACTCCTTTTGACTCTATTTTCTAACTCCTTGGCACTGGAAATTTCTATAAACGGTGCTAAGGAAAACCATCAAAAATATTCAACTTTACATATTAGAGATACGGATAAGTTTCTTTGTCAAAAAGAATTAGACGATTTTGAAGCTACCAGTAAAGTTATCTGTGCATTTTCAAAAGAACCAAGCCAAGATATAAAAAAAATTCAAAACGATTTTTTTATTGTAGATACCAAAATAAAAAATAAAACATTTTTTCTTATAATAAAACCGTTTAAAAAAATGAAATTAGTACCTGTAGTTTTTGATTTAACCAAGGATAAGAGTGTATATTCATCTGAAATAAAGCTCTCAAAACATTGGATGCTAATAGGGTATGATGAACAAATCCCTTTTATAAAAGATGAAAAGTACAATGAAAAAGCAATAAACTTTCCTTTTATAATGGATACAGATACACTGCCTTATGTAGGTGGTCTTGATGTGGAAGGTAAGCCTGTTAAAGTAAAGCAGGTAGAAGATATAAAAGAGTTTATAAAAATAAAAAATCTATATGCAAAAAAAGATTATGAGAGAGCACTCGATAAAATAGAAGATATCTTAATAGAATATCCAAATACACTTTTTAAACCCGAAATATTATTTTATAAAATAAAAGTTTTTGACAAAATGGATAGAAATGAGGGTATATTAAAGTTATCAAAAGTATTTTTAAGAGAATATTCATCAAATGACAATATAGCCGAGGTTTTATCTTTAACTGCAAAAGCATATGCAAACCTAGGGCAGGGGACAAATGCCGATTATTTTTTTGACAGGTTATTTGATGAGCATCCTAACAGTGTATATTCAAAATGGGGTTTGTTGTATAAAGGAGATATGCTTGAAGATGAAGGTGCAGTTTCTAAAGCAGTAGTTTACTACGAAAGAGCACTAAATGAAACAAATGATATAGATGTAGCAGTTAATGCTGCTTTTAATTTGGCAAAATATAACTTAAATCTATTTAAAAAAGAAAAAGCCAATGAGTATATATCTAAAATTTTAAAGGCAAAACCGTCTTTTTTCAAAGAACATTATAATGCATCCAGAGATTTAATGGAGCAGTTTTTAGAAGAGAAAGAATATAAAAGCGCGGCTGATATTGCAGGAGCATTGTTAAACGGGCAAGGTAAAGATGATGATGATGCCGAATGGCTACTAAGAAGTCAAGGTGTTTGGCTGAGTAAAAGTGAAAATAAAATTGAAGCATTAGAACCTCTTAAAAAATATTTGAAGCTGTATGAGTACGGTTTATATCTTGATGAAGTGCAAGTTGCAAAAGACGGTTTGTTTTTTGATGAGAGTATCAATGATGATAATATAAGTAAAAAACTTGCTAGATATGATGAACTAATGGAACTTTACAAGGGTGATAGCATTGGAGACAGGGCTATATACGAAAAAGCAAAAGAGTTAAATAAAAATCAACTCTATAAAGATGCCCTGGATATGGAGGATAAGCTTTTAAAACTCGATAATACTATATATACAGATATAAATCAAATACTTCAGGATGCAGCTGTTGGTTTTATGAAACAATCTTTAGAAAAAAGAGAATGTAACGAAGTCTTGGTTACGTCAAATAAATACAAAATTGTCTTATCTGATGAATGGGATGACGGTATATATGAGTGTGCTATGCAAGGTTCAGATTATACCTTAGCCAGAAAAACATCTACTAAAAATCTAAATTCAAAAAATATAAACCATAGAAAAAAATGGTTATACAGACATATAAAACTTGATTTTGCCACAGGGAATTATAGTGATGTACTTCAGGCATCAAAAGAGTTGATATCTTTGGTTAATTTTAATAAAGAATCTGAGTATTTAGATATATATAGAATAATTTTTGATACATACCAAAGGCTTGAACAGAATGATAATATGTTAAAGGCTATAGCAGATTTAGAAAAGCTGTATGGGCTTAACTATAAGGATATCGAAAGATATATAGCTGTTATGGGAATAGGTGTAGATAAAAAAGATAACACTATCGTTATAAAATATGCAAAAGATATTATGAATTTGCAAAACAGTTCAAAGTCATACTCTCAGTCACCATACGTTGAGTTTAGCATCTATGAAGCATATATAGATATTGAAGAATACAATAAAGCACTAGAGGTTATAAAATCTTTGGAAAATATAGAATTAAAACCAAAAGACAGAGTTAGACAAAAGTATTTGCTTGGAAGCGTATATACAAAACTGTGGCGTGATGAAGAAGCTAATAAAGCTTATGATGAGGTTATAAAGCTTGATCCAAACTCTGCATGGGCAGAGCTTGCAAAAAGTGCAAAAGATATATCTAAATAG
- the nuoN gene encoding NADH-quinone oxidoreductase subunit NuoN, whose amino-acid sequence MSPVNVSMESLNLVTLAPMLTPIVGALLILIVDLFKGGLDKSLYVMLSFLFLIIDFGLLLDSASVFSEAGTMMGVFDVMLIDGLAIISQFIIVGASLLFIALALTPKRFHEFSYPEFFALFLFMIGGFQFMVATDNLILVFVGLETASLALYTMIAMHNRDKSFEAAVKYFTMGALAAGFFSFGAMVFYALTGSVEINQIAAVLNANNYADIGYVLVGVAFILASFGFKLSMVPFHTWTPDVYEGSSAALAGYMSIVPKIAGFVVAMRIFEFLIHSGIVWLEVVLYIVVVVTMTAANIWALVQDDVKRMLAYSSISHAGFVMAAILIGTTQANSALFLYWILFSFTNLGSFSMLWISRQKNLPSYQSSDHTFEKFSGMIKTSPVAASIMALFMLSLAGLPPFALFWGKMYMISSAVNADYKVLALVMALNSAIAGYYYLKLIVYMFMKEPSAQSISSSGKIYVANASTSLKTIIGFAAVGTIFAFIAINPILEFVTSFVYNSGY is encoded by the coding sequence ATGTCACCGGTAAACGTATCAATGGAATCATTGAATCTAGTTACACTAGCACCTATGCTAACTCCAATTGTTGGTGCTCTTTTAATTTTAATAGTAGATCTTTTTAAAGGCGGACTTGATAAGAGTTTATATGTAATGCTTAGTTTCTTATTTTTAATAATTGACTTTGGACTATTGCTCGATAGTGCATCGGTGTTCTCAGAAGCGGGAACTATGATGGGTGTGTTTGACGTTATGTTGATAGACGGTTTAGCGATTATTTCTCAGTTTATAATCGTTGGAGCATCACTTCTGTTTATTGCTCTAGCGTTAACGCCAAAACGTTTCCATGAATTTTCATACCCTGAATTTTTTGCACTGTTTTTATTTATGATTGGCGGATTCCAGTTCATGGTTGCAACAGATAACTTAATCTTAGTTTTTGTTGGACTTGAAACAGCTTCACTCGCATTATATACTATGATAGCTATGCATAACCGTGATAAAAGCTTTGAAGCTGCGGTTAAGTACTTTACTATGGGTGCATTAGCGGCAGGTTTCTTCTCTTTTGGTGCTATGGTATTTTATGCACTTACGGGAAGTGTAGAAATAAATCAAATTGCTGCTGTATTAAATGCAAATAATTATGCCGATATAGGTTATGTGCTTGTAGGTGTAGCATTTATCCTTGCATCGTTTGGATTTAAACTTTCAATGGTTCCTTTTCATACTTGGACACCTGACGTATATGAAGGAAGTTCTGCGGCATTAGCGGGTTATATGTCAATAGTTCCAAAAATAGCTGGATTCGTTGTAGCTATGCGTATATTTGAATTTTTAATTCACAGTGGAATAGTTTGGTTGGAAGTTGTTCTTTATATCGTTGTTGTAGTAACTATGACGGCTGCAAATATCTGGGCTCTTGTTCAAGACGATGTTAAACGTATGCTTGCATATTCATCGATATCACATGCAGGTTTTGTAATGGCTGCTATCTTAATTGGAACGACGCAGGCAAATTCGGCACTATTTCTTTACTGGATTTTATTTAGTTTTACAAACCTTGGTTCATTCTCAATGCTTTGGATTTCGCGCCAGAAAAATCTACCTTCATACCAAAGTTCAGACCATACGTTTGAAAAGTTTTCGGGAATGATAAAAACTTCACCGGTGGCAGCTTCGATTATGGCACTGTTTATGTTAAGTTTAGCAGGTCTGCCTCCTTTTGCACTGTTTTGGGGTAAAATGTATATGATAAGTTCTGCCGTAAATGCCGACTATAAAGTTTTAGCTTTAGTAATGGCGCTTAACTCTGCTATTGCGGGTTATTACTACTTGAAACTGATAGTATATATGTTTATGAAAGAGCCTTCAGCTCAAAGTATAAGCAGTAGCGGTAAAATTTATGTAGCAAATGCATCTACATCGCTTAAAACAATAATCGGTTTTGCCGCTGTAGGAACTATATTTGCTTTTATCGCAATAAACCCAATATTAGAATTCGTTACATCTTTTGTATATAATAGCGGGTATTAA
- a CDS encoding NADH-quinone oxidoreductase subunit M yields MLDHILSILIFFPAVAAIFGFAIQKDSVRAYGTAVAAIEFALSLLLWYSFDSSVSGMQFMEQVALVPAFGINYILGIDGISLFIIILASFFTMIGIASLSDTKDEKNLIITLLFLQMTMVGVFAALDAIVFYIFWELSLVPMLYIIGAWGGPLRIYASVKFFLYTFAGSLVMLVGILFMAYFYYQATGAWSFAILEWYRLILPESFQMWLFVAFFLGFAIKVPMFPFHTWLPYAHGQAPTIGSVILAAILLKMGTYAFIRFSLPLFPDASVAFMFPIAVISIIMIIYTAMVAYAQKDVKQVVAYSSISHMGVIILGTFALNVEGISGSIFLMIAHGVVSGALFLLVGVIYDRRHTKLMSEFGGLASVMPRYATIFGIMLMASVGLPLTINFVGEFLSLLGFYKQSHILTLLAGTAIIVGAIYMLAAYKKMFFGEVTKEENKNLPDVNKRELVALIPLTILTVWLGVYPKPVLEPINNSVESVVQLMHDKAISEEAKSRIPNLVKGVEITETTAKEVH; encoded by the coding sequence ATGTTAGATCATATCTTATCGATTTTAATTTTCTTTCCGGCAGTAGCTGCTATCTTTGGTTTTGCAATACAAAAAGATAGTGTACGTGCATACGGTACGGCGGTTGCAGCTATAGAATTTGCACTCTCATTATTATTATGGTATTCATTTGATTCAAGTGTATCCGGTATGCAGTTTATGGAACAAGTTGCATTAGTGCCTGCATTTGGAATTAACTATATATTAGGTATTGACGGTATTTCACTTTTCATTATCATTTTGGCTTCATTTTTTACTATGATAGGTATAGCTTCTCTTAGTGACACTAAAGATGAGAAAAACCTAATAATTACATTACTATTTTTACAAATGACTATGGTTGGTGTTTTTGCTGCTTTAGATGCTATAGTGTTTTACATTTTCTGGGAACTTTCACTTGTACCGATGCTATATATAATCGGTGCATGGGGTGGTCCTCTTCGTATATATGCATCTGTTAAGTTCTTTTTATATACGTTTGCAGGTTCACTTGTAATGCTAGTCGGTATTCTTTTCATGGCATATTTTTACTACCAGGCTACCGGTGCATGGAGTTTTGCAATCTTAGAATGGTATAGACTTATTTTACCTGAGTCATTCCAAATGTGGTTATTTGTGGCATTTTTTCTTGGGTTTGCTATCAAGGTTCCAATGTTTCCGTTCCATACTTGGTTACCGTACGCTCACGGTCAAGCACCGACTATCGGTTCGGTAATACTGGCGGCGATTTTACTTAAAATGGGTACATATGCGTTTATCCGTTTTTCACTTCCACTGTTTCCGGATGCTTCTGTAGCATTTATGTTCCCGATAGCAGTTATATCTATAATTATGATTATATACACTGCTATGGTTGCTTATGCACAAAAAGATGTTAAACAAGTTGTTGCATACTCATCTATTTCGCACATGGGTGTTATTATACTTGGTACATTTGCGTTAAATGTAGAGGGTATTTCGGGCTCAATCTTTTTAATGATTGCTCACGGTGTCGTATCTGGTGCATTGTTCTTACTTGTAGGTGTTATCTATGACAGACGTCATACAAAACTAATGAGTGAGTTTGGTGGACTTGCATCTGTTATGCCAAGATACGCTACAATTTTTGGAATCATGTTAATGGCTTCAGTCGGTTTACCTTTAACTATCAACTTCGTAGGTGAATTCTTAAGTTTATTAGGGTTTTATAAACAATCTCATATTTTAACTTTACTAGCAGGTACTGCAATTATCGTTGGTGCTATCTATATGTTGGCAGCTTATAAGAAGATGTTCTTTGGAGAAGTTACTAAAGAAGAAAATAAAAATCTTCCTGATGTAAACAAAAGAGAATTGGTAGCTCTTATTCCATTAACTATCCTAACTGTTTGGTTAGGTGTATATCCTAAACCTGTTTTAGAACCTATCAATAACTCTGTTGAGTCTGTTGTTCAGTTAATGCACGATAAAGCTATTTCAGAGGAAGCAAAATCTCGTATACCTAATTTGGTTAAAGGTGTTGAGATTACAGAAACTACAGCTAAGGAGGTACACTAA
- the nuoL gene encoding NADH-quinone oxidoreductase subunit L: protein MELFLYTALFSPLVGSLFAALFGSRPKTLIAGVVPSILLGVSLLSSTILLVLVLTTGHTLHVEMMTWMATGDLYIPFGFVVDQVSVTMMMVVTVVSTVVHVYAIGYMDHDKGFNRFFAWLSAFVFSMMVLVMSDNFAGLFIGWEGVGLCSWGLIGFWYKKESATWAANEAFIMNRIADLGMLIGIFLVYWNTGTLQYAEAFAAMPGLDTMTLTWIGIFLFVGAMGKSAQFPLHTWLADAMEGPTPVSALIHAATMVTAGVYLVVRSNELYALIPNVGLFIASLGAFVAIFAATMALVNRDIKRVIAYSTLSQLGYMFAAAGLGAYWVALFHLMAHAFFKALLFLGAGNVMHAMHDELDPFKMGGLGKTMKATMIMMTLASVALAGIFPLAGFFSKDLILEVAFVDHHFIIYSVLLITAGLTAFYSFRIIALIFHGEERHLEFGIHPHEAYKFMLVAMSPLLILAIIAGFLFKGTYFDMVTAILPDTEYHVHSATTYWIMTIGTQLFVILSIAFAYKKYMSKDIKVPDGTSKMENRFCYKLLKNQYYIPYFYQEYFVKPYRELSTLFWEKIDMKVVDATVDGVAKILYSTGENTRGMQSGNLSTMLKWMVAGLIGLLSLAVVFGLAARYSGEINNILSGLGV, encoded by the coding sequence ATGGAATTATTTTTATATACTGCACTGTTTTCACCACTAGTCGGTTCTTTATTTGCAGCACTTTTCGGCTCACGTCCAAAGACTCTGATAGCGGGTGTAGTTCCAAGTATATTGCTTGGTGTATCACTTCTTAGTTCAACTATACTTTTAGTATTGGTTTTAACAACAGGGCATACACTTCATGTAGAGATGATGACGTGGATGGCTACGGGTGACTTATATATCCCTTTTGGATTTGTAGTTGACCAAGTATCTGTTACTATGATGATGGTTGTAACTGTTGTTTCAACTGTAGTTCACGTATATGCTATCGGATATATGGATCACGATAAAGGTTTTAACCGTTTCTTTGCATGGTTATCGGCATTCGTTTTTTCTATGATGGTACTTGTTATGAGTGATAACTTCGCAGGTCTTTTCATCGGTTGGGAAGGTGTTGGTCTTTGTTCATGGGGTCTTATAGGTTTTTGGTATAAAAAAGAGAGTGCAACTTGGGCGGCAAACGAAGCGTTTATTATGAACCGTATCGCTGACCTTGGTATGCTTATAGGTATCTTCTTAGTATATTGGAATACGGGAACTCTTCAGTATGCAGAAGCTTTTGCTGCGATGCCTGGACTTGACACTATGACACTTACTTGGATTGGTATTTTCTTATTTGTAGGTGCTATGGGTAAATCTGCGCAGTTTCCACTACATACTTGGCTTGCAGATGCGATGGAAGGTCCTACCCCTGTATCGGCTCTTATCCACGCTGCGACAATGGTAACGGCAGGTGTTTACTTAGTAGTTCGCTCAAACGAGTTATATGCACTTATCCCTAACGTTGGTCTATTTATCGCAAGTCTTGGTGCTTTTGTTGCTATCTTTGCAGCTACAATGGCACTTGTTAATCGTGATATCAAGCGTGTTATCGCATACTCAACTCTTTCACAACTAGGTTATATGTTTGCAGCAGCAGGTCTTGGTGCTTACTGGGTTGCACTTTTCCACTTAATGGCTCACGCATTTTTTAAAGCTTTATTATTCTTAGGTGCAGGTAACGTTATGCACGCAATGCATGATGAGTTAGATCCGTTTAAAATGGGTGGACTTGGCAAGACTATGAAAGCTACTATGATTATGATGACATTAGCTTCAGTTGCACTAGCAGGTATCTTCCCGTTAGCTGGTTTCTTCTCAAAAGATTTAATCTTAGAGGTTGCATTTGTCGATCATCACTTTATCATCTATAGTGTACTACTAATCACTGCGGGTTTAACTGCATTTTATTCATTTAGAATTATTGCACTTATCTTCCACGGTGAAGAGCGTCACTTAGAGTTTGGTATCCATCCTCATGAAGCTTATAAGTTTATGTTAGTTGCTATGAGCCCGCTTTTAATCTTAGCAATTATTGCAGGTTTCTTATTTAAAGGTACGTATTTTGATATGGTAACGGCTATATTACCGGATACCGAGTATCATGTTCACTCGGCTACAACTTATTGGATTATGACTATAGGTACTCAACTGTTTGTAATCCTCTCAATCGCATTTGCATATAAAAAATATATGTCAAAAGATATCAAAGTACCCGACGGTACAAGTAAAATGGAAAATAGATTTTGCTATAAATTATTAAAAAACCAATACTATATTCCATATTTTTATCAAGAATATTTTGTAAAACCATATAGAGAATTATCAACTCTTTTCTGGGAAAAAATTGATATGAAAGTTGTAGATGCTACAGTTGACGGTGTTGCTAAAATACTTTACTCAACAGGGGAGAATACAAGAGGGATGCAAAGTGGAAACTTATCTACTATGCTTAAATGGATGGTAGCCGGTCTTATAGGTTTACTGTCATTAGCTGTTGTTTTTGGACTAGCAGCAAGATATTCTGGTGAGATAAACAATATCTTATCAGGTTTAGGAGTTTAA
- the nuoK gene encoding NADH-quinone oxidoreductase subunit NuoK — MIEIGLNHYLVLSTILFAIGLVGVMKRKNLLMLFFATEILLNSVNISFAAISHYYGDLTGQMFAFFVIAIAASEVAVGLGLLIVWHKRYNNIDLDFMTRMKG, encoded by the coding sequence ATGATAGAAATTGGATTAAATCACTATCTTGTATTATCGACAATCCTTTTTGCTATAGGACTTGTTGGCGTAATGAAGAGAAAGAATCTTTTAATGCTGTTTTTCGCTACTGAGATTTTACTAAATTCTGTAAATATCTCTTTTGCGGCAATATCACATTATTACGGTGACCTTACGGGTCAAATGTTTGCATTTTTCGTAATTGCTATTGCAGCTAGTGAAGTTGCTGTTGGACTTGGTTTATTGATTGTTTGGCATAAACGCTACAACAACATTGACCTTGATTTTATGACAAGAATGAAAGGATAA
- a CDS encoding NADH-quinone oxidoreductase subunit J: MFEAIAFYLFAFLTIAMFYITVTTSQALYALTALAAGMIFISAFFFILGADFLGAVQIVVYSGAVMALYAFGMMFFDTTREVKEKKGNQYLVVGLATISAVLAVLIFAAPIISDNITALYPAGTEGNTQEVGMVLFTKYLVPFEVAAVMLLVAMIAGIVLAGKKMDESLTLMTEEEIKDMRAEKMKPKDLK; encoded by the coding sequence ATGTTTGAAGCTATTGCTTTTTATCTGTTTGCTTTTTTAACTATTGCGATGTTCTACATTACTGTAACGACATCACAAGCGTTATACGCTCTAACGGCGTTAGCGGCAGGGATGATTTTTATTTCGGCATTTTTCTTTATATTAGGTGCTGACTTTTTAGGTGCAGTTCAGATAGTAGTTTACTCTGGTGCTGTTATGGCTCTATATGCTTTTGGGATGATGTTTTTTGATACGACAAGAGAAGTTAAAGAGAAAAAGGGTAATCAGTATCTTGTAGTAGGTTTAGCTACTATCAGTGCTGTTTTAGCCGTTTTAATATTTGCAGCTCCAATTATCAGTGATAATATTACGGCACTTTATCCGGCAGGGACAGAAGGTAATACACAAGAAGTCGGTATGGTTTTATTTACAAAATATCTAGTACCTTTTGAAGTAGCTGCCGTAATGCTTTTAGTAGCTATGATTGCAGGTATTGTATTAGCAGGTAAGAAAATGGACGAATCATTAACTCTTATGACTGAAGAAGAGATCAAAGATATGCGTGCCGAGAAAATGAAACCAAAGGACCTTAAATGA
- the nuoI gene encoding NADH-quinone oxidoreductase subunit NuoI, whose product MKIEEQFNNRNVSDNGYFMVDIADYPTTPWGKFKRVMQRTFRGELFVGLWVVMREMLRFNIHTVQYPEEKMPIGPRYRAVHKMKRLWESDTERCIGCGLCEKICISNCIRMETKIDENSRKEVTEYSINLGRCIFCGYCAEVCPELAITHGGEYENASEQREHFVLYEDMLTPLDKMKAGTQEEFEGFGAITPHEDERVKKTPLAY is encoded by the coding sequence ATGAAAATTGAAGAACAATTTAATAATAGAAACGTAAGCGATAACGGCTACTTTATGGTAGATATCGCTGATTACCCTACTACACCTTGGGGTAAGTTTAAGCGTGTTATGCAAAGAACATTTAGAGGTGAGCTTTTTGTAGGTCTCTGGGTAGTTATGCGTGAGATGTTAAGATTTAACATTCACACCGTACAGTATCCTGAAGAGAAGATGCCGATAGGTCCTAGATACCGTGCCGTTCATAAGATGAAAAGATTATGGGAGAGTGATACTGAGAGATGTATAGGTTGTGGTCTTTGTGAAAAAATCTGTATCTCTAATTGTATTAGAATGGAAACTAAAATTGATGAAAACTCTCGTAAAGAGGTAACTGAATACAGCATTAACCTTGGTCGTTGTATTTTCTGTGGATATTGTGCCGAAGTTTGTCCGGAACTTGCGATTACACACGGTGGTGAATATGAAAATGCATCTGAACAACGTGAACATTTTGTTTTATATGAAGATATGTTAACACCGCTTGATAAGATGAAGGCTGGAACTCAAGAAGAGTTTGAAGGTTTTGGTGCTATTACACCACATGAAGATGAGCGTGTTAAAAAAACACCTCTAGCATATTAA